One genomic segment of Catalinimonas alkaloidigena includes these proteins:
- a CDS encoding sialidase family protein, protein MNIKLTMPSFLLVLLCVNCDNRDENASTTHSESSAKTESIIFPNQTDHVHGPTVVELGNGDLLAAWFQGSGERWADDVRIMGARLKTGEEVWSDTFMLADVPGFPDINPMMFMDQQDRLWLMWYTVLANQWETSLLKYRISENPEVEGAPAWSWQEDLHLKPGDKTERGIQPDDRFVAAVHAQTEEYERYFKDSILSHLPKEKAEAQLQAWEALKVMRDSLASGKNMVRGGRVYEGDSYTSAELGYPISRRLGWQTKNKPFLMGERIIVPLYSDGLEASIFAYSDDLGKHWHASNPVVGGIGIQPTILKKEDGTLVAYLRDNGPEPYRMQYTVSSDSAEHWSIPRDAELPNPGAGFDGVTLQNGDWLMVYNDTEDGRHSLALALSQDEGKSWPYIRHLEHDMRGEQATQSHYPAIIQGKDGRIHIIYSFHHKDQEDDAKTIKYVGVDADWVKQQE, encoded by the coding sequence ATGAACATCAAACTCACCATGCCTAGTTTTTTGCTAGTGTTACTATGCGTCAATTGTGATAACAGGGATGAAAATGCCTCCACTACACATAGTGAAAGCAGTGCCAAGACTGAATCCATAATCTTCCCTAACCAAACTGATCACGTACACGGCCCTACTGTGGTTGAGCTGGGGAATGGTGATTTGCTGGCCGCCTGGTTTCAGGGCTCCGGTGAACGCTGGGCTGACGACGTACGCATTATGGGAGCAAGGCTAAAGACAGGAGAGGAAGTGTGGTCAGATACTTTTATGTTGGCTGATGTCCCCGGGTTTCCCGACATCAATCCCATGATGTTTATGGATCAGCAAGACCGGCTCTGGCTGATGTGGTACACTGTGCTCGCCAATCAGTGGGAGACTTCATTGCTCAAATATCGTATCAGCGAAAATCCGGAAGTGGAAGGTGCCCCTGCCTGGAGTTGGCAGGAAGATTTACATCTGAAGCCCGGGGATAAGACCGAAAGAGGTATACAGCCAGATGATCGTTTTGTAGCTGCGGTTCATGCCCAGACAGAGGAGTACGAGCGCTACTTTAAAGATTCCATCCTTTCACACTTGCCTAAGGAAAAAGCCGAAGCTCAGCTACAGGCATGGGAAGCGTTGAAAGTAATGCGAGATAGCCTGGCCAGTGGCAAGAATATGGTAAGGGGTGGAAGAGTCTATGAGGGAGACTCATACACTTCTGCTGAATTGGGTTACCCCATCTCCCGTCGTCTTGGCTGGCAGACCAAGAACAAGCCATTCCTGATGGGCGAAAGAATCATTGTTCCTCTTTATTCTGATGGATTAGAAGCTTCCATCTTTGCCTATAGTGATGATCTGGGTAAACACTGGCATGCCAGCAATCCGGTAGTAGGTGGGATAGGTATACAACCCACCATATTGAAAAAAGAAGATGGTACGCTGGTCGCTTATTTAAGAGATAACGGACCGGAGCCTTACCGTATGCAGTATACTGTATCTTCCGATAGTGCTGAGCACTGGTCTATTCCCCGGGATGCTGAACTACCCAATCCCGGGGCAGGCTTTGATGGGGTCACATTACAAAATGGAGACTGGCTGATGGTGTATAACGACACTGAAGATGGACGACATAGCCTCGCTTTGGCATTATCACAAGATGAAGGAAAAAGCTGGCCCTACATCAGGCATCTGGAACATGATATGAGGGGAGAGCAGGCTACGCAAAGTCATTACCCTGCCATCATCCAGGGAAAGGATGGACGTATCCATATCATTTATAGCTTTCATCACAAAGATCAGGAAGATGATGCTAAAACCATTAAGTATGTGGGTGTAGATGCTGACTGGGTGAAGCAGCAAGAGTAA
- a CDS encoding PhoPQ-activated pathogenicity-related family protein, with amino-acid sequence MSHRLCLPILHILFYLMLTSCGQQQADETAPVTPATALKSYLSTQDSVFHWEVRDSFQLEQVQAFDLKLTSQKWREYTWAHQLTVLVPREYQYDGALLFITGGSNNDEAPNWKSEDDETLQSFSRMAANNSAIVAILRQVPNQPLYDDLKEDALISYTLHSFQGDEDYSWPLLFPMVKSAVNAMDAVQEFSGKSLRHEINRFLVSGASKRGWTTWLTGAMDDRVVAIAPMVIDVLNMPVSLNYQIEAWNDYSPQIQDYVELGIPQQFNTGKGDTITTMVDPYAYREKLDMPKLIINGTNDEYWPVDAIRNYLDSIPGENHLLYVPNAGHGLGNKSLALQSLSAFFGYTLKKAEYPELAWKISEREEGVNFSVSTTSGKLVEALLWSADSEDRDFRDEKWSSTKLEVGDKTEFLLQERFPASGFKAFYMDLVYEDPDGGVFTESSRMYVADDDEVFE; translated from the coding sequence ATGAGTCATAGACTATGCCTCCCTATCTTACATATTCTTTTTTATCTTATGCTGACTTCCTGTGGGCAGCAACAGGCTGATGAAACTGCACCTGTCACTCCTGCGACCGCCTTAAAAAGCTATTTGTCAACACAGGACAGTGTATTTCATTGGGAAGTCAGGGATTCATTTCAGCTTGAACAGGTACAGGCCTTTGACCTTAAGCTTACATCTCAAAAATGGAGAGAATACACCTGGGCCCATCAGCTAACGGTTTTAGTACCAAGAGAGTACCAATACGATGGGGCACTGCTGTTTATCACAGGTGGAAGCAATAATGATGAAGCGCCAAACTGGAAAAGTGAAGATGATGAAACATTACAGTCATTTAGCAGGATGGCGGCAAATAATAGTGCTATTGTGGCCATCTTAAGGCAGGTGCCTAACCAGCCGCTTTACGATGACCTGAAAGAAGATGCATTGATTTCATATACGCTGCATAGCTTTCAGGGTGATGAAGATTATAGCTGGCCGCTTTTATTTCCTATGGTCAAATCTGCGGTCAATGCCATGGATGCAGTACAGGAATTTTCAGGTAAATCGCTGCGGCATGAGATCAATCGTTTTCTGGTGTCTGGTGCCTCCAAACGTGGCTGGACCACCTGGCTCACCGGGGCCATGGATGATCGTGTGGTAGCCATAGCGCCCATGGTGATTGATGTTTTGAATATGCCAGTGAGCCTTAATTACCAGATTGAAGCCTGGAATGATTACAGCCCGCAGATTCAGGATTATGTTGAGCTGGGCATTCCCCAGCAATTCAATACCGGAAAAGGCGATACCATTACTACTATGGTAGATCCATATGCTTACAGAGAAAAGCTCGACATGCCCAAGCTGATTATCAATGGCACGAATGATGAGTACTGGCCTGTAGATGCGATCAGGAATTACCTGGACAGCATTCCCGGTGAAAACCATTTGCTTTATGTGCCCAATGCCGGACATGGTCTGGGTAATAAGAGCCTGGCTTTACAGTCACTGAGTGCCTTCTTTGGCTACACCCTTAAAAAAGCAGAGTACCCCGAGCTTGCGTGGAAAATTTCCGAGAGGGAAGAGGGAGTTAACTTTTCAGTAAGTACGACTTCTGGTAAACTGGTAGAAGCGCTTCTTTGGTCGGCGGATTCTGAAGATCGTGACTTTCGGGATGAAAAGTGGAGCAGTACAAAACTGGAAGTGGGAGACAAAACAGAATTTCTCCTACAAGAGCGTTTTCCCGCTTCAGGCTTTAAGGCTTTTTATATGGATTTGGTTTATGAGGATCCTGATGGTGGAGTGTTTACTGAAAGTAGCCGTATGTATGTGGCAGATGATGATGAAGTATTTGAGTGA
- a CDS encoding DNA polymerase ligase N-terminal domain-containing protein, which translates to MNQDEYQAKRDFKRTNEPQGNTLKKDGHPPIFVIQKHDASTLHYDFRLEIGGTLKSWAVPKGPSNDPAIKRMAIPTEDHPMDYAWFEGPIPEGEYGGGTVMIWDKGSFDNLKTDKEGNKISLEDSYEQGNVEIFLKGERLRGGYAIIKMKSGRMAGNWLLTKMKDEHANPDFDPVKTANRSVVSGKTMEEIAKGMN; encoded by the coding sequence ATGAATCAGGATGAATATCAAGCCAAGCGGGATTTTAAAAGAACGAATGAACCACAGGGTAATACCTTAAAAAAAGATGGTCACCCCCCCATTTTTGTTATCCAGAAACATGATGCCTCAACCCTGCATTATGATTTCAGGCTTGAGATTGGCGGTACCCTGAAATCATGGGCGGTACCCAAAGGTCCTAGCAATGACCCTGCTATAAAACGTATGGCCATTCCAACCGAAGATCATCCGATGGACTATGCCTGGTTTGAGGGCCCCATACCTGAGGGTGAATATGGAGGAGGCACCGTGATGATCTGGGATAAAGGGAGTTTTGACAATCTAAAAACCGATAAGGAAGGCAATAAAATTTCCCTGGAAGATAGCTACGAACAGGGTAACGTGGAGATCTTCTTAAAAGGAGAGAGGCTGCGGGGAGGTTATGCCATCATTAAAATGAAAAGCGGCCGTATGGCAGGCAACTGGCTGCTCACCAAAATGAAAGATGAGCATGCCAATCCTGACTTTGATCCTGTCAAAACAGCAAACCGAAGTGTGGTGAGTGGCAAAACGATGGAAGAGATTGCCAAAGGAATGAACTGA
- a CDS encoding TspO/MBR family protein: MKKSKLILNFIKQKTSQRPSRIKWWKAGLFLIAVTALGGISSKPSNEETEEFYDDEVKPKWAPPAWVFGPAWFILSIFMVWGGRRLLSTRRHFPYRQQLLNLQVMHWFDYLTFRIVYFRLKSPILAMLWTKGDAIIAARSLQLAAKSTDKKLAISYIPLTLWTSYASTLGFFQALYNPDPLFGTKAPLKVSQPIEKRLLKKR, translated from the coding sequence ATGAAAAAGAGTAAACTCATCCTGAATTTTATCAAGCAGAAAACCAGCCAGCGCCCATCCAGAATCAAATGGTGGAAAGCAGGACTTTTTTTAATCGCAGTGACTGCCCTGGGTGGAATTTCGAGTAAACCATCAAACGAAGAGACAGAAGAGTTTTATGATGATGAAGTAAAACCTAAATGGGCACCGCCTGCCTGGGTATTTGGTCCGGCATGGTTCATCCTCAGCATATTCATGGTATGGGGTGGACGTCGTCTGCTCAGTACCCGTAGACATTTTCCATACCGCCAACAACTCCTGAACCTGCAGGTTATGCACTGGTTTGATTATCTGACTTTTAGAATTGTTTATTTCCGGCTGAAGAGTCCGATTTTAGCAATGCTCTGGACCAAAGGGGACGCAATCATTGCTGCCCGTAGCTTACAACTGGCCGCCAAGAGTACAGATAAAAAACTCGCAATCTCTTATATTCCTTTGACTTTGTGGACAAGCTATGCTTCTACATTGGGCTTTTTTCAGGCTCTTTATAATCCTGATCCGCTATTTGGTACCAAAGCACCACTAAAGGTTTCTCAACCTATTGAGAAAAGGCTATTGAAAAAGCGATAA
- a CDS encoding pyrroloquinoline quinone-dependent dehydrogenase — MKKVLLLSICISIIPFFNLSAQQSEQGTHEWPAYANDPGGMRHATSTQISPENVTNLKVAWTYRTGELKQYKKNYAAEKAAFEATPIMVDGTLYLSTPSNRVIAIDAQSGAEKWTYDPKVNLKKDYSEITSRGVSSWPGQDRPSQDWPEADIVQPQDERRIFIATIDGRLIALSAATGKPVKSFGKKGTVDLRAGIGAISVTSPPAIIGNTIVVGSSMGDNQRLDYERGVVRAYDVLTGKLLWTWDPIPRKTSDQGYDTWQGDKAAQTGAANAWSILSADPERGLVFIPTTSPSPDYYGGERKGQNLHANSIVALNASSGEIVWSFQTVHHDVWDYDNAAQPALITVQREGEDVPAVAVGTKMGHIFLLHRETGEPLFPVEERPVPQSDIPGEQTYPTQPFPVLPLPLGPHKVSVEDAWGLTEEQRKAAEERIASLRNDGSFTPPSFQGSMVAPSNAGGVHWGGVSYDPSRNLLVTNINRLVAEIRLIPRERLAEAESNNAALVRAETGRQEGTPYVLKRDYLFTRGEDGLTMQTKPPWGTLLAIDMNNGQLKWEVPLGIMYDPQIYPEAINWGAINFGGALTTASGLTFVAATVDSYFRAFGTESGKLLWQAQLPAGGQATPMSYELNGKQYVVICAGGHGKLGTPLGDYVIAYSLE; from the coding sequence ATGAAAAAAGTATTATTGCTATCCATTTGCATTAGTATCATTCCATTTTTCAATTTATCGGCGCAACAGTCTGAGCAGGGTACGCATGAATGGCCTGCCTACGCAAATGATCCGGGAGGCATGCGTCATGCTACTTCTACGCAAATCTCTCCTGAGAATGTAACAAACCTCAAAGTAGCCTGGACTTATCGTACAGGAGAGCTAAAGCAATACAAAAAAAATTACGCGGCTGAAAAAGCAGCTTTTGAAGCCACTCCGATTATGGTGGATGGCACGCTTTATCTAAGCACACCCAGCAATAGAGTAATCGCCATTGATGCTCAATCTGGCGCAGAAAAGTGGACTTATGACCCAAAAGTCAACCTTAAAAAAGATTATTCGGAAATCACCTCCCGAGGAGTTTCCTCCTGGCCCGGCCAGGATAGGCCCAGCCAGGATTGGCCGGAAGCGGATATAGTGCAACCCCAGGATGAAAGAAGAATATTTATCGCCACCATTGACGGACGCCTGATCGCTCTTTCCGCTGCCACGGGTAAACCCGTCAAGAGTTTTGGAAAAAAAGGAACGGTAGACCTGCGAGCAGGCATTGGAGCAATCAGTGTAACTTCCCCTCCGGCGATCATTGGCAATACCATAGTAGTAGGCTCTTCTATGGGTGACAATCAACGACTGGATTACGAAAGAGGAGTGGTCCGCGCCTATGATGTCTTGACAGGCAAGTTATTGTGGACTTGGGATCCTATTCCCCGAAAGACAAGTGATCAGGGCTACGATACCTGGCAGGGTGATAAAGCTGCCCAGACTGGTGCGGCCAATGCCTGGTCTATTCTTTCGGCTGATCCTGAGAGAGGCTTGGTATTCATTCCTACCACCAGCCCCAGCCCCGATTATTATGGCGGTGAGCGTAAGGGACAGAATTTACACGCAAACTCCATTGTGGCCCTCAATGCATCCAGCGGCGAGATCGTATGGAGTTTTCAAACCGTTCACCATGATGTCTGGGATTATGATAATGCAGCCCAACCTGCTTTGATCACTGTGCAAAGAGAAGGTGAAGATGTACCTGCAGTGGCAGTAGGTACCAAAATGGGTCATATCTTTCTACTCCACAGAGAGACAGGTGAACCTTTATTTCCGGTAGAAGAGCGTCCGGTTCCCCAATCTGATATACCCGGCGAGCAGACATACCCAACCCAGCCTTTTCCGGTACTGCCTTTACCCTTAGGTCCACATAAAGTCAGTGTGGAAGATGCCTGGGGACTTACCGAAGAACAAAGAAAAGCGGCAGAAGAGCGAATTGCTTCCCTTCGCAACGATGGCTCTTTCACCCCTCCCAGTTTTCAGGGCAGCATGGTGGCTCCTTCCAATGCCGGAGGTGTGCACTGGGGAGGCGTATCTTATGACCCAAGCAGAAATTTACTTGTCACCAATATCAATCGTTTGGTGGCCGAAATCAGGCTCATTCCCCGTGAGCGCCTTGCAGAAGCGGAAAGTAATAATGCTGCTTTGGTGAGAGCTGAAACCGGAAGGCAGGAAGGCACACCCTATGTCTTAAAAAGAGACTATCTATTCACCAGGGGTGAAGACGGTTTGACAATGCAGACCAAGCCACCCTGGGGTACGCTCCTGGCGATTGATATGAATAATGGCCAACTTAAATGGGAAGTACCGCTGGGAATAATGTACGATCCGCAAATTTATCCGGAGGCAATAAACTGGGGGGCTATTAATTTTGGAGGTGCGTTAACCACGGCCAGCGGCCTTACCTTTGTAGCGGCTACGGTTGATAGCTATTTCAGAGCCTTTGGTACTGAAAGTGGAAAACTCCTGTGGCAGGCACAGCTTCCGGCAGGTGGACAGGCTACGCCTATGTCTTATGAACTCAATGGCAAGCAATATGTAGTCATCTGTGCCGGGGGACACGGTAAGCTAGGCACTCCACTGGGCGATTATGTGATTGCGTACAGCCTTGAATAG
- a CDS encoding helix-turn-helix domain-containing protein encodes MPEPFLDWLAVINLLGVVQGLFLAVIFFTLKKGNRKANRQLGINLFILAFIVLEIFLSYTGYIQYFPILVNLEEPVVFLLGPFTYLYTLSLLKPDFKFSIEKYGIHFLPALAQFIGRIPFYLQSDAYKLQDTAGAFHKPIEKWIPAEKIWYFPEYEFLVGFWLDVVTICFIFPYILYSILLIYKYAQKQNEFVWHLSNLPLRWLSRMLATFLVFMLLVAIFSFSSEDDLGDIYISLSCSFIFYGLSFYLISHLQELLTDHSNQTKKYERSVLDHELTESIRQKLESSIKNDKPFLNSELSLPLFAEQLGISHHHLSQVINEQYGLNFSDFINQHRVEEMKSRLTDSVYQHLKIEQIAFDTGFSSKSTFQAAFKKFTGLTPTQYRKSAVRQR; translated from the coding sequence ATGCCTGAACCTTTCTTAGACTGGCTTGCCGTAATTAATCTGCTGGGTGTGGTCCAGGGACTTTTCCTTGCGGTCATTTTCTTTACCCTTAAAAAAGGCAACAGAAAAGCGAATCGCCAGCTAGGCATTAACCTTTTCATTCTGGCATTTATTGTATTGGAAATCTTCCTGAGCTATACCGGTTATATTCAGTACTTTCCGATACTGGTCAATTTGGAAGAGCCGGTTGTTTTTTTATTAGGGCCATTTACATATTTATATACCCTTAGCCTGCTTAAGCCGGATTTTAAGTTTAGTATAGAAAAATATGGCATCCACTTTCTTCCTGCACTAGCACAGTTTATCGGAAGAATACCCTTTTACCTGCAATCCGATGCCTATAAGCTACAGGATACCGCCGGTGCTTTTCATAAACCCATAGAAAAATGGATCCCTGCTGAAAAAATCTGGTATTTTCCTGAATATGAATTTTTGGTAGGTTTCTGGCTGGATGTAGTTACTATCTGTTTTATCTTCCCCTATATACTGTATAGTATTCTTTTGATATACAAATATGCTCAAAAACAGAATGAATTTGTCTGGCACCTCTCTAATCTGCCTTTACGCTGGCTAAGCCGCATGCTGGCTACATTTTTAGTATTTATGCTGCTGGTTGCCATATTTTCATTTTCATCAGAAGATGATCTCGGAGATATTTACATTTCGCTCAGCTGTTCATTCATCTTTTATGGGCTTAGTTTTTATCTTATCAGCCATTTACAAGAATTGTTAACTGATCATAGCAATCAGACGAAAAAGTATGAGCGCTCTGTATTGGATCATGAATTAACAGAGAGTATCCGCCAAAAGCTGGAAAGCTCCATCAAAAATGACAAGCCTTTTCTCAACAGCGAGCTAAGCCTACCTCTGTTTGCTGAGCAGTTAGGCATTTCTCATCATCACCTCTCTCAGGTTATCAATGAACAGTACGGCCTTAACTTCTCTGATTTCATCAATCAGCATCGTGTAGAAGAAATGAAAAGCAGGCTAACTGATTCAGTATACCAGCATCTGAAAATTGAACAGATCGCTTTTGACACCGGTTTCAGTTCCAAATCTACTTTCCAGGCTGCTTTTAAAAAATTTACCGGTCTCACTCCTACCCAGTACCGAAAAAGTGCGGTCAGACAGCGCTGA
- a CDS encoding ScyD/ScyE family protein, whose product MRTKLTAYLSFFVLLFSTGCHELFDLLHEFKSEESEVKVKEYASGLLTPFGLELDYQGNVWVAEAGTGNNDGRISMITSQNQVYPVIEGFTSIIPPDEPSPIGVSHLILVGPTLWFLNIAEGRLYHVDISSFYPGDEPMQASEIESEDIATFVLNCDLGDADTEESNPYNLILGPDGNIYIVDAAANAIVKREAETGELSIFAIFPDIINPTEIGPPVFNSVPTGIVYDGAYFLVSTLTGFPFVENEALIYQVDMDGNVSVYQGGFTTLVDITLDADAFPVVVQYALFEQGFAPSTGKVSGIDEVMLDEINYPLGIRRKGKNTYYVTSSGDGVVHKIRLR is encoded by the coding sequence ATGCGTACCAAACTAACCGCCTATTTATCATTTTTTGTATTACTTTTTTCTACTGGCTGCCACGAACTGTTTGACCTTCTACACGAATTTAAATCAGAAGAGTCTGAAGTAAAAGTAAAGGAATACGCTTCAGGATTGTTAACTCCTTTTGGACTTGAGCTGGACTACCAGGGAAATGTGTGGGTGGCAGAAGCCGGAACAGGAAATAACGATGGACGAATCTCGATGATTACTTCCCAAAACCAGGTTTACCCGGTTATTGAAGGTTTTACTTCTATCATACCGCCAGATGAACCGAGTCCTATTGGTGTATCTCATCTCATTCTCGTGGGTCCCACACTTTGGTTTCTGAATATTGCGGAAGGGAGGCTATACCATGTAGATATCTCATCATTTTATCCCGGAGATGAACCTATGCAAGCCAGTGAAATAGAATCTGAAGACATTGCCACTTTTGTGCTGAATTGTGATTTAGGAGATGCTGACACCGAAGAGTCAAACCCTTACAATCTGATACTCGGGCCAGATGGTAATATCTACATTGTTGATGCCGCTGCCAATGCAATCGTTAAAAGGGAAGCCGAGACCGGAGAGTTGAGCATATTCGCTATTTTTCCCGACATCATCAATCCTACAGAAATTGGCCCGCCGGTTTTTAATTCGGTTCCTACTGGAATTGTATATGATGGAGCATATTTTTTGGTGAGCACCCTAACCGGATTTCCATTTGTAGAGAATGAAGCACTTATTTATCAGGTAGATATGGATGGCAATGTGTCGGTTTATCAGGGAGGCTTTACAACACTGGTTGACATCACGCTAGATGCCGATGCGTTCCCGGTAGTAGTTCAATACGCATTGTTTGAGCAGGGCTTTGCTCCCAGTACTGGTAAAGTGTCTGGTATAGATGAAGTAATGCTTGATGAAATCAATTATCCTTTGGGAATTAGAAGAAAAGGTAAGAATACTTACTATGTGACAAGCTCAGGAGATGGAGTTGTGCATAAAATAAGACTGAGATAA
- a CDS encoding DoxX family protein, whose product MAKNKFLFGSNLSNAAGTDLGLLILRVFAGLALAFGHGLGKVPPSEGFMGMVSNLGLPSFFAWFSTLAEFGGGILLALGLLTRPVALLIIINMATAVFLAHAGQGFGEREKALLFAFIAIQFLFSGAGKYSIDSRIGG is encoded by the coding sequence ATGGCAAAAAACAAGTTTCTTTTCGGAAGTAACCTGAGCAACGCAGCGGGCACAGATTTAGGCCTGCTTATATTACGTGTATTTGCCGGTCTGGCTCTCGCTTTTGGACACGGATTAGGCAAGGTCCCGCCTTCAGAGGGATTCATGGGAATGGTAAGCAATCTAGGCTTACCCAGTTTCTTTGCGTGGTTTTCTACTTTGGCAGAATTCGGCGGAGGCATCTTACTGGCTTTAGGCCTGCTTACCCGTCCGGTAGCTTTGCTTATCATAATTAATATGGCAACTGCCGTATTTTTAGCGCATGCAGGTCAGGGTTTTGGAGAAAGAGAAAAAGCCCTCTTGTTTGCTTTTATCGCTATTCAATTTCTTTTTTCAGGTGCAGGAAAATATTCAATTGATTCACGTATTGGAGGATAG